In Xenopus laevis strain J_2021 chromosome 2S, Xenopus_laevis_v10.1, whole genome shotgun sequence, a genomic segment contains:
- the LOC121400620 gene encoding serine/threonine-protein kinase 3-like: protein MAEGKPPYSDQYPVEHLIREAQPPKLQSSRWSQRFVSFLEYCLKKDPSERGSAEELLQHPFIIQLPPKKIVRAEIEEHLLTLQNLPAKKALWTLKQLQRACDFCTQTSAEQEAALQMALEGFSCY, encoded by the exons atggccgagggaaaaccac CGTACTCAGATCAATACCCGGTGGAGCACCTGATAAGAGAAGCCCAACCACCGAAGCTTCAATCAAGTAGATG gTCCCAACGTTTTGTGTCCTTCTTGGAGTACTGCCTGAAGAAAGATCCTTCAGAGAGAGGGAGTGCTgaagaactcctgcagcacccattcaTCATCCAACTGCCACCTAAGAAGATCGTCAGGGCTGAGATTGAAGAACATCTCCTGACTCTGCAGAATCTGCCGGCCAAGAAAG CTCTCTGGACCCTGAAACAGCTGCAGCGTGCTTGTGACTTCTGCACACAGACATCggcagaacaagaagcagctctgcaaatggcCCTGGAGGGCTTCTCCTGTTATTAA